One genomic segment of Gossypium arboreum isolate Shixiya-1 chromosome 3, ASM2569848v2, whole genome shotgun sequence includes these proteins:
- the LOC108474800 gene encoding 2-carboxy-1,4-naphthoquinone phytyltransferase, chloroplastic has protein sequence MLKPLTTTLSSSCLGLGVRMHHVYTNQCDLIRSYEGSRFTKTSKGSLHFNSDEQSFSRIGRLKTRCQHQQHVFPNNIAHISADGTHQDQNDVSKATLIWRAIKLPIYSVALVPLTVGGAVAYLQTGLFSARRYMTLLASSVLIITWLNLSNDVYDFDTGADKNKKESVVNLVSSRSGPLIAAYSSLALGFIGLTWASADARNMRSLLLLGCAIFCGYVYQCPPFRLSYQGLGEPLCFAAFGPFATTAFYLLLGSTREIIFVPLTHTVLSASVLVGLTTTLILFCSHFHQVEEDIAVGKMSPLVKMGTERGSMVVKGAVLTLYSLLFGLGLCKALPLTCIVLCALTLPIGKLVVNFVEENHKDKGMIFMAKYYCVRLHALFGAAMTAGLVSARILVK, from the exons ATGTTGAAGCCATTGACGACAACGCTTAGCTCCTCGTGCTTAGGGTTAGGTGTACGGATGCACCATGTGTACACAAATCAGTGTGACCTTATCag GTCTTATGAAGGGTCTCGTTTTACAAAAACTTCCAAAGGTTCATTGCATTTCAATTCTGATGAACAAAGTTTTTCCCGAATTGGAAGATTAAAAACCAGGTGCCAGCACCAGCAACATGTATTTCCCAACAATATAGCACACATTTCAGCTGATGGCACTCATCAAGACCAAAATGATGTTTCTAAAGCAACATTGATATGGAGGGCAATTAAGTTGCCGATTTACTCTGTTGCTTTGGTTCCTTTGACT GTAGGTGGTGCAGTTGCTTATTTGCAGACAGGCTTGTTTTCAGCTAGGCGTTATATGACACTCTTGGCTTCTTCCGTTCTTATTATTACTTGGCTCAATTTAAG CAATGATGTCTATGATTTTGATACCGGAGCAGACAAGAACAAAAAGGAATCAGTAGTAAATTTGGTTAGCAG CCGGTCAGGGCCCCTTATTGCTGCCTATTCATCACTTGCCCTTGGCTTCATTGGGTTGACATGGGCATCTGCAGATGCAAGAAATATGCGTTCATTGCTGCTACTTGGTTGTGCAATCTTTTGTGGTTACGTATATCAG TGCCCACCATTTCGGTTAAGTTACCAAGGATTGGGAGAGCCCTTGTGCTTTGCAGCGTTTGGCCCATTTGCTACAACTGCTTTCTACTTGTTATTGGGCAGCACAAG GGAGATAATCTTCGTCCCCTTGACACACACCGTTCTTTCTGCATCCGTGCTCGTAGGCTTGACGACTACCCTTATTCTGTTCTGTAGCCATTTTCATCAG GTTGAAGAAGATATCGCCGTCGGGAAAATGTCACCTTTG GTAAAGATGGGCACTGAGAGAGGTTCAATGGTTGTGAAAGGGGCAGTCTTAACACTCTATTCTCTTTTATTTGGTCTTGGTCTATGCAAAGCTCTTCCACTAACTTGCATT GTTCTTTGTGCCTTGACCTTACCTATAGGGAAACTGGTGGTTAACTTTGTTGAAGAGAACCACAAG GACAAAGGGATGATCTTCATGGCAAAATATTATTGTGTGAGGTTGCATGCTTTATTTGGAGCTGCAATGACTGCAGGGTTGGTCTCAGCTAGGATACTTGTTAAATGA